The Tripterygium wilfordii isolate XIE 37 chromosome 5, ASM1340144v1, whole genome shotgun sequence DNA segment TCCTTTCACCATCCTTTATGCAGTTATTACATATTGATATCTTTGTGTGTATTTATTCCTTTAGAATGTCTATTTGAATGGTTGGAGAATTAGGTATTGATATGTGTTGAAGATATTTGTTTAGGgtgatatattatttattacttGAAAGGTGTTATAATTACACTTATTCTTCAGCGTTTCACACTATTTCTGAAATAAACATTTGATATAGGGCACACTACATTATGTTTAATTACTTGAAATAATCGATAATTACACTTTGTTGGTCATGTTTCACAGTAGACTAGTAATGTGCATTTCTTATTGTTTTGCAGTCATAATATGGTGGCCGCCACTGAAGTGGAATATGAGAATAATCCACTTAACTTTGATGATATAAAGTTCGGTACAAAGTCTGATACATCTAATGTGCCTATGGTGGGAATGTTGTTTAATTCTCCAAATGACATTTTCGAGTTTTACAAGGCCTATGGACAAGTAAAAGGTTTTTCTATTAAGAGGAGATCTATATCAAAGGACAATGATGGACAAACCAGATATTTGGTATATACTTGAGGACGTTTTGACAAATATATTAGTCGATCAAATACTCTCATTCATCGTCGTGGTCATTCTAAGAACGAGTGCAAAGCTAGGATTTTTGGTCGTATATCTATAGATGGAAAGTGGGAGATAACTATGTTTGAAGAAAAGAATAACCATGAGCTGATCCCCGGTCATTCAAGATTCTTTACTTGCAATAGGCAATTTAATCCAAATGTGAAGCGATAGTTGGAGATCAATGATATTGTGGGAATTAGGCCAAACAAGAGTACAATGCTTTTGTCATTGGAGCTGGTGGACATGATAACTTAACTTTTTTGGAGAGAGATGCTCGCAATCATATTTCCAAGGTAAGGCGTATGCGACTTGGTGTTGGTGATGCAGATGTGgtgcaaaattattttttaaaaatgcaaGCTAATAATCAAGGGTTTCTTGGTTGATTAATTGGGATGATAAAGGTCGTTTGAGGAATCTTTTTTGGACTGATCCACGAACTAGTGCAGCATATGAAGAATTCGATGATGTTGTTACGTTTGATACTACTTATCTCACGAACAAGTACGATATGCCATTTGCTCCTTTTGTTGGGGTCAATCACCATGGTCATTCTATCCTACTAGGTTGTGGTTTAATTTCTAGTGAAGATACAAAAACTTTTGTATGGTTGTTTAAAATATGGCTTGCTTGTATGGGTGGTGTGGCTCCTCAAGGTATTATAACTGACCAAGATAGGGCGATGAAGAATGCTATACAAGTTGTCTTTCCAAATACGAGGCATCGATGGTATTTGTGGCATATAATGAAAAAGGTTCCTGAAAAACTAGGTTCTTACAGAGATTACAACGACATAAAGAAATTGTCGACAAAAGCAGTTTATGATTCTCGAAGTGTAGATGAGTTCGAAGGTATGTAATTGCGTCCTTCACAgtgtaattatatattataagtGTGTAATTAAGTTGTTTGTTTACATTATTAAAGTCTACTTTTTTTGATGGTTATGTGCACTCAAAGACAACCTTGAAGCAGTTTGTTGAACAGTATGAGAATGCATTACGTAAGAAAGTGGAGAAGGAGAGACAAGCTGATTTCGAATCATTTAACAAGCAATTGGCATGTTCCACCTTTTATGATGTGAAAAAACAAATGCGTGATTTGTACACAGCACAAAAGTTCTTTGAGTTCCAAAAAGAGATGACTGGAATGATGTATTGTAGAATCAAATCAATTTCTAGAGATGAGTTTTCGAcccaatatattatatatgaagaTATTGTGTATGGAGAAGGTGCCAAGAAGAAAGTTACATTCTCGGTTACATATAATGAAGTTGCTGTTAGTTGTTCTTGTTTGAGGTTCGAGTTCAGGGGTATTATGTGCAGGCATGCTCTGAGTGTGCTCATATATAATGATCATTCTTCACTCCCCAATCACTATGTTTTTAGGAGGTGGAGGAAGGATGTTAGAAGAAGTCATTCATGTGTCAAACTCAATTTTGATGGTTGTGCAGTTTCAACCGAACAACATAGGTACGATGAAATGTGCAAATCATTTACAAGCTTGGCAGAATTGGCTTCTGAGAATGAGGTTTACTATCCCAATGTGATGCAATGGATTGATGTATCATTGAAAAATACTACAGTGACGCCAACTACATCTTTGCTGATAGGTTGTTCCAATTCAAATGATCCAATAGCCAAAAGAGGAAAGGGACGCCCACCAAGTGTCATGAAGAAGTGAGTTTTCAAGAAAAAACGCAATGTAGGTGCCAGCACCTCCGATGGTGCATCGCATtcagaagaagatgatttacTTTCTCAAGGGATTTGAGCTTATGTTCAATTTAAATTAAGACATTatctatgtttttgttttatgattTAAACTGTgcgatattttatatttgtgctCTTACTAATAATACAATTTGTCTGTCGATGATGGACAAATTGTATATAAGTAAGTCACGATTAGGGTTTacggtttttagggtttttagggtttggggttttagggtttagggttactCGGGAAAAAGTGTTATTCCATATAGATATTGTGTAATTATGAGCTTATTGAATGTAATTGTGTGGTCAATGTCTATGGTTTAGGGTACTAGCTTAGTGAATGTAATTGTTTTCTATCATAGTCATGAAAAAAAGCTTTTAGACAACCAATATCGTAGTAACAGCACTGAAACATGTAATAACAGGGTTTAGACGTGTAATTACCACCAAAATATGCGTTTTTATCTACAGGCCAAACTATCATGACTGTTTAGATATTACATTAGCAACTTAGTATCTTGACCAAAATATACATATGTTGCGCATGACAAAAATGACTAATTTCTAACAAGTTGGAATGCTCTGTACAAATTGATGTCCCATGAGTTGTTTTTGTCAGTCAGAAATTGATTAACCATACTAGCCTAGTACATGAATATGTCATCTTTGGTGAGTGATTTTGCAATGCTCCTGTGGTTGATAATCTGCTCAATGATGTACATACAAATCATGCCACAATCAACCCTGCATAATAAACAGTAAATGTAAATTTGTGAAAGATACACATGTAGTATACATGAAATATTTTAGTGTATCTTACGAATGATCTGCTTGTTGTGTGGTTTCCCATATTGTTTCAATCTTTAGTGGGTCATTGTCGCTTGAATTTGGTAGTAGAGCATTGTAGTAATTTATCTGTCAAATACACAATTGCTTTAAATTTATGAATATGAAAACATTAATGGCAAATAAGACGCAAACTATATAAAGTTTTACCAATTGTTCAACATCCTTGAGGTAAGGGTCCTTCAGTTTCTATTCTATCTTAAATACGAAATTACGAATCCTCTTCGTAGTCTCGTATCATCTTGGTATCGAAGCTGCTCAGGTTGTTTATGTGGAGACGAGAAGCTAATAGTAAGAGAATTGTTCGCATAGAACTAAAAACCATGGCCGAAGACAAGAAGGATGATCCAGCTGCTAATCGAAGGAATGTTAGTACCCGAGGCACAAGGCAATAACGAAGCCGCCTTGAGAGTTGAGATTGAAGAATTACGGAGCGAGTTGGCTGCATTAAGAACAGCCTGCGAGTCGGCTCCAAACCAATGGGACGAGTGAACCAACAACCCCAATTTGAGGAGGAGCGACTGGCTAGGTTTAGGCCTAGGGGGCCACGAAGGGGGTTTGAAAATTCTTCTACTGAAGAAGAGGATTTTGACGAACCCGATCTTGATTTTGAGTATGACCGTAGGCGGAAGGATTTTGCTAACGTAAAAATTGAGCTTCCCGAATTTGGTGGAAGGCTTGACTGTGATTCCTTCCTTCATTGGTTGCATACGGTAGAGCGCATATTTGACTATAAAGAATATGTCGAAGAGAAGAAAGTAAAAATTATGGCCATCCGATTGAAAGGTTATGTGTCATATCCTGacctgatttttacactattcatagttttttttgacgcgttgatcgaggtagAGTGAACCTCGATTATCAcgaaccgggatttggggagaataaaaattaaattaagataaaaatctggaaatatttttcataagtgggggatttaaaaagaaaatttttgggacaagaatcaccttaatTGGAGTTAAATGgaattagttatgattttttcAAGTTTAATACGTGTATATGTCTTATAAAGGTACAATGGCATTTCGGTAAAAAACtatagggactacagtgaaaagattaattaattaattaaataccaaaactttttaaatttttcaaaaacaccctcttgttttcacgattttcactctctctctctcctctttctctctcataaaCGGGTTTGATAGTGATTTTGTGATTCCAGCGACAATGACGGTCAGggctggtaccaaaagaagcgtaggagtgagacgagtataacccaagtggaaccacgtcgatcggagctgtggttagggagatatcggagtttgaagtttccggccatcgtgggtttctttggtcgatccggccgattccggcgacggtttggcttgattcaggtacctatgagttcatctcttcgagctcttcaatttagTGTGTGGTTTGGTCGGTTTTGGTGGCCGTATCGCTggtggtagtgttgaatgggtttcggtcgagttgaccgagtcaggccgagttgactcggttgattggtgtgttgaccggtctgacccggtttcacactgtttgacccggttcgatatTGTTTGaatgttgactttgatagttgaccgaacgtattttcactggattttcgtattttatgttttccggtgtagacggtgaccccgattgagattcggagcgagttgactttcggagtcaggggttaatcagtgacgcgtgcgtggtatttgctttccgatttccaggtaggggtttccttactcttacttGTGATTCTGGAGTTcgggtttcacggactcttattatatggtggtttcGTCGGTTtctgggggtggaaatacggcttgttatgtttatttatattcctagttgattatgattattggattgtttttaggagtggggtggttgaccgacaccaaagtgtgtgtgtgtacttaccccaagtgtagggtatcgtcaagtaataaaccggtgagtccagtatcgatccacgaggaagcaatgcaaatttgaagtgaatgatatgcaaatgactagctaacactaataaacacaatgaatatcaaataaaagcaagtaaaagaaatgggccgaatgactcggtagcatgagcgattttggaatcaaagtaagcacaaagtggatttaaaacaattaattaaaaaaacctagtctctagtccgtcccggtggctactcggttctcatactcaaggtatcattgcaaacacacacaaccatacacaatgcattgtgtgatactatcaatcatgcatatgcaaagagaattgggatataagacttcaattcatacatgtaggccatcgggtctcttaatctacaatgaacgcaaagggataagcacctaatattatggattaatgttcccccttggggctcggcttggctaacaccctagtttcacactcaaagatcaattaaccataactctcccatgcacattcctaaattaacccaaaaccccatcatcaatacacataattaatagctatgcaatgaaaaactcaattaattaaggaaatcatgcaatgggtttaacaattctcaatcgaacacattagatgcaatccctagactagacaatccaagaatacaatcaaatttgtcattcccatagatccaatcacacaactatcacgaaattaaaagagagaaatcgaagctacgattctttgagcataccttgagtaatcgaaaccttgtacccaccgttcgggactagaaactagagagggaacttagccactcattataatgagaataaacatcaattttatagataaaaaccaatgtttacaatcaagatcacaagaactaagtaaaaccctagagggagaaagagagagaaaaaacaatggaggcaagaagttggaggagatgaattatgtgaaGGAAGActcaatcttagggttttctcctctttttgcAATAGAAATTACCTATCTACCCTTATAaagtcgttccccattggttacaagcaTGAGTTACCCCAAATACCCTTAAAATTCtagtgcagaaaattgcagatccgcggtaggtgtccggacggcttcggaaggtgtccggacacctgggcttcatcaagtcttcgttataggctctgtctcatttttcaaaggaagtgtccggacacctaatgtgggtgtccggacattaagtgtccggacaccttgagaggtgtcccgacacctcacagcaaaaagtgcccaaaacgtgctccaacttgcccgaacaaggtccgattcctacaaaaccaaggggaaacattcgtaagtgtaaaactaagctaaaatgcaatcaaatacattagctaagtgctagaacatcctaattaaaagacattggaacctcaaaatagaggtccaatcacaccctccaacttagacgttgctagtccctagcaatgcaatcactacataaaactaaaatctactaaataaaatcctaactcactgacgtaggcatcacggttgcatttagcgcatgcaacaagcctttaaacccctaggtcaccctagtggacgagttgtagtctcgtgagggcttatcagagcgatacccacaaacacttgccaagggatccactattactttgaaagtgccataatgattcttaaattctcacatgcaagaaatagagctaatcccctaattcccccgctagtcgaaaacatgcaaaatctttggacaaccaatctcaatctcctcaaagatgactaagaacattttatactatgtaaaatatatgtgcaatcacgcaagacaactcaacacattcacacaaataaaaccttgttatggaaccttttggtgttcataaatccccaatcccgaatgtacacaaaaacataaaagcattgtgctaagtgaatgacttacacaattgaattaaatgtatgtgcttataaaagataatttggatgggcatagctttgagaaagaaatcacctacaagagcaattaatgcattcaccaactcacttgcttaccttggatcaaattcatcaaaaggttaaatgggttgtaatgtggtcatgggacaaggtaggaagaatttggatctaggtaacaagttgcaaggttaagttcaacatgtgagctaaactctcatttttgtcaccccttccattgtaccacaatttcaaacacttctcatcctttacacacaaaggattaactttattgcatacaccttctttttctttttttttcttttttttttcttttttttttatttttcttctcttttctatgcattttttttccttttcttttgttttcttttgttttttttttaatataacatcatttatacaacaaccctcataatttttttctcataataaggaggggtaatatcactaccgatttatttttcaagctcctactcaaccttgcaaccaaaggtgggaaatatttgggaaaatagctcacacaaggcttgtaagtgaaatcaagaagcttaaagaaattttggcttataatcactcacaaatgaataggttaggctcaaatctctcaacctaatgaatccttcaatcctaagttcacaagcaagtggcaaaatacaaaaatcacacttcttagtaatcaaatgtaatgtttacaaagctattgaagaacacgcgctaAGATggcaaatgaatatcaatgaaaaacatcacctgaaacccaatgtgtatcaatgaagaatggctcaaaagaatgagaagggataaaaggtagtttttcaggcaaaagaatccaaaaacgcagtcatacaaatgcttcaatgtcaagatgtctgcttaactacacaattttatatcaaactaggtcccaatcatcccaagaaagattgattacaattatcccactcaattgcatgtatcaactttacaaaagaaatcaagaaacctactctacacttgcacgtttgaacaagaataagaaattaacattcaaattggtagtgaatcccaaaggCCTCTACCattcccctcctaaagtccatctagcatgtaagaacaacaaagcacaacacaataggataaagggtaggaagtcataccatactcttcaaaagtggttggaatcatgagaaacgaagcatgtcctgaaaaaattaataccaaccacactatccaagcatgacacaacaagacttttttttttttcaaaattttcaaatttttgatattcacaaaagcacaccaaaataaagcaagtttcacaatggattcacaattccctcaccccccaacttaaatgagacattgtccccaatgtcaagaatggaaaacaaggcaagaacaaattgtgaaatgcattgtgaacatacaaaaacacaccaaaattaagggtaagaaaatcacaacataacacacaaccatttcacaattctcaccccccaacctcaatgagtgcacaaggcgcgaaaattgtgaaatggattgtgagcatacaaaacacacacaaaaattgaaatcaaaccaaaactaatcacaaccatactatggtacaagggtggagtctcccacaactaggtgggggtgggatcctttagatcccggggaacaaccaaagcatcaaagttctccatgaatggtatcaaacattggtcattcaccttaaacactcttcctccactagtgtcctcaaaatcactacttccatgttgaggaacatgacgaacatCTAAAGGTCCATTCTCCTTGGTCCTCAAATCTTCGGGAAAAAATTGTACCCGAGATTTGGGCCGCCACACCCTCCTAACTTTTTCAAGGACTTTTGGAACAAAGTGGCGTTTTGGAGACTTTGTCACTCCACttactaaaggttttctttccggtcttggtggatacacttgggatgattcaactctaagtgtatgaggctctaattcctcaatgtcatctttctcacacaaaggttgactaagtttcgcacccaatgctagcacaccttcaaccgaatcctttgcaagggttaactccaaattatcctcaacatgggCATGAATAAAATCTACATCCCTTATATCCTCACACGCACACCTTCAACCGAATCCTTTCTCACACTCacccaaaagaaagttgtagcaccccactcctacaattgattaaggcattggaagttgctaagaatgggcgacctaaaatgaccggaatggaagtgctaaagctagtgggaggttgagtatctaacacaatgaaatccacgggatagtaaaaattgtccacttgtactaacacatcttcaacaatacccctaggaaccctaacggatctatcggctaattgtagggtaatcctagtgggtttcaattcacctaaccccaatttttgatagattgtgtacggaaggagattcacacttgctcccaagtctaacaatgcttgctctaccctatggttccctatgacacatgagatagtagggcaaccggggtctttgtacttagggagggtgttggtttgaataatagagcttgcttgctccgctagaaaagctttctctttaacatttaatttcctctttaccGTACATaaatccttaagaaacttggcataagagggtatttgcttaattgcatctaagagaggtatattgatcttaacttgtttaaatagctcaaacatctccttatgcaaTGCCTCATTGGTGTTATTTCTTAGCCTTTGGGAAAAGGGTATCTTGGGGATGTACTCACTCTCCTTGGTAGGCTCTACTTTATCCTCGCGGTCTCTTTGttgcttaactcttttttcaccaaacaaaattttctcagtatcacttttctcttcctcttgctctttcacaccatcaccaaagtcttgcaccacatcattttcatcactattctcAAAGGGTATAGGTCTATCCATAACTCTTCCACTCCTTAAAGTAAGAATGGATTGcacttgctcatgtccactaACCTCCCTACTCCCACTAGgtgaatttatcaaattggCTTGCTTTGAAGGATTGGGGTAAGGTTGAGCCGAAAATTTTCCCTTTTCATAGGTTGTGAGAGCTTGCGtaaccttagtgatttgactcttaatatcctcaatggccctattggtttgttcttgaaatttgttggccttttgattctcccctatttgggcttgcatgaaaatgttaagagtgtcttcattgttgttggggtggattggggagtgatggagattgagcattcccatcattcctccacccaaagtttggatgattcctccaagagtaattctcattgtaggaattgttgccttggtgattggtagggtagggctttctaaagttttgagaattgttcccattgtaaccttgcccaaataggacttccttacaagccggtagagcattacactcatccgtcctatgatccctactttcacacaaagtacaatcaacttgttcatcaacaccaaccacatttataggggccttttgtgactctaaggactccaatttcttggacaacaaagcaagcttagcatgcacatcatcattttcattcaaaacaaacttgccactagagtttggcacaacatcatgtcgggttagtggaggagcttcccaagatcgggattcctccgctaacccatcaaagaaagtaaaggCCTCATTAGCATCCttattcaaaaagtcaccttgagtcattgtggaaaccaatttcttcaaagatggagtcaaagatttatggaaaaaattcacaatttgaaatttttgaaatccatggtgaggacacataaacaacaaatccttaaacctctcccaagcttggaagaaggttt contains these protein-coding regions:
- the LOC119998554 gene encoding protein FAR-RED ELONGATED HYPOCOTYL 3-like, encoding MLSDFEVAMQSSSDSSSHNMVAATEVEYENNPLNFDDIKFGTKSDTSNVPMVGMLFNSPNDIFEFYKAYGQVKGFSIKRRSISKDNDGQTRYLNECKARIFGRISIDGKWEITMFEEKNNHELIPGRLRNLFWTDPRTSAAYEEFDDVVTFDTTYLTNKYDMPFAPFVGVNHHGHSILLGCGLISSEDTKTFVWLFKIWLACMGGVAPQGIITDQDRAMKNAIQVVFPNTRHRWYLWHIMKKVPEKLGSYRDYNDIKKLSTKAVYDSRSSTFFDGYVHSKTTLKQFVEQYENALRKKVEKERQADFESFNKQLACSTFYDVKKQMRDLYTAQKFFEFQKEMTGMMYCRIKSISRDEFSTQYIIYEDIVYGEGAKKKVTFSVTYNEVAVSCSCLRFEFRGIMCRHALSVLIYNDHSSLPNHYVFRRWRKDVRRSHSCVKLNFDGCAVSTEQHRYDEMCKSFTSLAELASENEVYYPNVMQWIDVSLKNTTVTPTTSLLIGCSNSNDPIAKRGKGRPPSVMKK